The following coding sequences lie in one Paracidovorax avenae genomic window:
- a CDS encoding ABC transporter permease — MLTYILRRLAVALAVMLTVAVVSFLLLHLSGDLATAIAGPESSAADVEKIRVQYGLDRPMVTQFFEWLGSALQLDFGRSFYFQNTVMELVGERLPITLKLGAVSLLLAVAVAIPLGVAAALYRDTWVDRLALLVATIGQAMPNFWFALALIVVFSVGLKWLPVAGNASWQNFVLPAVALGYYAMPSLMRLTRAGMLDVMGSDYIRTARAKGLSPARVVFKHALRNAIIPVVALAAVELGFMLGGSVVIESVYSLQGLGQLAWDSIARNDYPVVQAVVLIIATFYIALTFVADVLNAALDPRMRTR, encoded by the coding sequence ATGCTGACCTACATCCTGCGCAGGCTGGCGGTGGCGCTGGCCGTGATGCTCACCGTCGCGGTGGTGAGCTTCCTGCTGTTGCACCTCTCGGGCGATCTGGCCACGGCCATCGCGGGTCCCGAATCGAGCGCTGCCGACGTGGAGAAGATCCGCGTGCAGTACGGACTGGACCGGCCCATGGTCACCCAGTTCTTCGAATGGCTGGGTTCGGCCCTGCAGCTGGATTTCGGCCGCTCGTTCTACTTCCAGAACACGGTGATGGAGCTGGTGGGCGAGCGCCTGCCGATCACGCTCAAGCTGGGCGCCGTGTCGCTGCTGCTGGCCGTGGCCGTGGCCATCCCGCTGGGCGTGGCGGCGGCGCTCTACCGCGACACCTGGGTGGACCGCCTGGCGCTGCTGGTGGCCACCATCGGCCAGGCCATGCCCAACTTCTGGTTCGCGCTGGCGCTGATCGTGGTGTTCTCCGTGGGCCTGAAATGGCTGCCCGTGGCGGGCAACGCCAGCTGGCAGAACTTCGTGCTGCCGGCCGTGGCGCTGGGCTACTACGCCATGCCCTCGCTCATGCGGCTGACCCGCGCCGGCATGCTGGACGTGATGGGCTCGGACTACATCCGCACGGCGCGCGCCAAGGGCCTGTCGCCGGCGCGCGTGGTGTTCAAGCACGCGCTGCGCAACGCCATCATCCCCGTGGTGGCGCTGGCGGCGGTGGAGCTGGGCTTCATGCTGGGCGGCTCGGTGGTGATCGAGTCGGTCTATTCGCTGCAGGGCCTGGGCCAGCTGGCGTGGGATTCCATCGCCCGCAACGACTACCCGGTGGTGCAGGCCGTGGTGCTCATCATCGCCACGTTCTACATCGCGCTCACCTTCGTGGCCGACGTGCTCAACGCCGCGCTCGACCCGCGCATGCGCACCCGCTGA
- a CDS encoding YbaK/EbsC family protein, with protein sequence MCGAELRTLPEGVQRVAAALQAKGHPHAPRMLDNSARTAQEAADALGIAVGQIAKSIIFRRKSDDAAVLVVTSGDRRVDEKKVDALVGKTGRADAEFVKARTGFTIGGVSPVAHATPPVTLIDRDLFRFDEIWAAAGHPHGVFLLRPQDLEALTGAPVVDVVQPPAGA encoded by the coding sequence ATGTGTGGTGCCGAACTCCGAACCTTGCCCGAGGGCGTGCAGCGCGTGGCCGCTGCCCTGCAGGCCAAAGGCCATCCCCATGCCCCGCGCATGCTCGACAACTCGGCGCGCACTGCGCAGGAAGCGGCCGACGCGCTCGGCATCGCCGTCGGGCAGATCGCCAAGAGCATCATCTTCCGGCGCAAGAGCGACGACGCGGCCGTGCTGGTGGTCACCTCGGGCGACCGGCGGGTGGACGAGAAGAAGGTGGATGCGCTGGTGGGCAAGACGGGCCGTGCCGATGCCGAGTTCGTCAAGGCCAGGACCGGCTTCACCATCGGCGGCGTCTCGCCCGTGGCGCACGCCACGCCGCCGGTGACGCTGATCGACCGCGACCTGTTCCGTTTCGACGAGATCTGGGCCGCGGCGGGCCACCCCCACGGCGTGTTTCTGCTGCGGCCGCAGGACCTGGAGGCACTCACCGGCGCGCCCGTCGTGGACGTGGTGCAGCCGCCCGCGGGCGCATGA
- a CDS encoding ABC transporter ATP-binding protein produces MSILLDVKNLRVDLPTERGMLHAVRGIDFQVRRGEMLCLVGESGCGKSMTSLALMGLLPARARRSADRLQFDGIDLQAQDERGMSRLRGARMSMIFQEPMTSLNPSYTLGDQLCEALRAHRKVTAAEARERALYLLERAGVPQAADRLRQYPHQLSGGLRQRVMIAMALMCGPDLIIADEPTTALDVTIQAQILRLIRELQQEFGTAVVFITHDLGVVARIADRVAVMYAGEVVETAPVDQLFDQPSHPYTQGLLRCIPVRGKTLPGSRLQAIPGVVPSLVGEVQGCAFANRCSQVRPACSVAPPFAEVAPGHAVRCVTAAHPATLAEAA; encoded by the coding sequence ATGAGCATCCTTCTCGATGTGAAGAACCTGCGCGTGGACCTGCCCACCGAGCGCGGCATGCTGCATGCCGTGCGCGGCATCGACTTCCAGGTGCGGCGCGGCGAGATGCTGTGCCTGGTGGGCGAGTCGGGCTGCGGCAAGTCCATGACCTCGCTGGCGCTGATGGGCCTGCTGCCCGCTAGGGCCCGGCGGTCGGCCGACCGCCTGCAGTTCGACGGCATCGACCTGCAGGCGCAGGACGAGCGCGGCATGTCCCGGCTGCGCGGCGCCCGCATGTCCATGATCTTCCAGGAGCCCATGACCTCTCTGAACCCCTCGTACACGCTGGGCGACCAGCTGTGCGAGGCGCTGCGCGCCCACCGCAAGGTGACGGCGGCCGAAGCGCGCGAGCGGGCCCTCTACCTGCTGGAGCGCGCCGGCGTGCCCCAGGCGGCTGACCGGCTGCGCCAGTACCCGCACCAGCTCTCGGGCGGCCTGCGCCAGCGCGTGATGATCGCCATGGCGCTGATGTGCGGGCCCGACCTCATCATTGCCGACGAGCCCACCACGGCGCTGGACGTGACCATCCAGGCGCAGATCCTGCGCCTTATCCGCGAACTGCAGCAGGAGTTCGGCACCGCCGTGGTGTTCATCACGCACGACCTGGGCGTGGTGGCGCGCATCGCCGACCGCGTGGCCGTGATGTACGCGGGCGAGGTGGTCGAGACGGCGCCCGTGGACCAGCTCTTCGATCAGCCCTCGCACCCCTACACCCAGGGCCTGCTGCGCTGCATTCCCGTGCGCGGCAAGACGCTGCCGGGCAGCCGGCTGCAGGCCATTCCCGGCGTGGTGCCCAGTCTCGTCGGCGAGGTGCAGGGCTGCGCCTTCGCCAACCGCTGCAGTCAGGTCCGGCCGGCCTGCAGCGTGGCGCCGCCATTTGCCGAAGTGGCGCCGGGCCACGCCGTGCGCTGCGTCACCGCCGCGCATCCCGCAACCCTGGCGGAGGCCGCATGA
- a CDS encoding LysR family transcriptional regulator, whose protein sequence is MNRTPLIARQLQDTALRYFLEVVRCGSISEASARLSVAGSAISRQIAQLEGVLDTALFERHARGMVPSAAGELLATHALKSAHDAERVVQEIQSLQGMRRGRVRIAATEGFAMEFLPRLISEFHQLHPGVQCHLSVHAPGECTRRVLHSDADIGIVMSLHTAKDIKVEQLQPAPLGAAMRQGHPLSRFRQISLSQLLAYPIALPEADTTVRQLFDIACSRQRLAVEPTLTSNYIGALFGFLRHREDGVTICGEISVRNQVDRGELAFVRLRDKGLDLRNIEVQTLIGRTQPRAAQAFLEHLRQGLGGAGLR, encoded by the coding sequence ATGAACCGCACCCCGCTCATCGCCCGCCAGCTGCAGGACACGGCGCTGCGCTACTTCCTGGAGGTCGTGCGCTGCGGCTCGATCAGCGAGGCCTCGGCGCGGCTTTCCGTGGCGGGCTCGGCCATCAGCCGCCAGATCGCGCAGCTGGAGGGCGTGCTCGACACGGCCCTCTTCGAGCGCCATGCGCGCGGCATGGTGCCCAGCGCGGCCGGCGAGCTGCTGGCCACGCACGCGCTCAAGTCCGCGCACGATGCCGAGCGCGTGGTGCAGGAGATCCAGTCGCTGCAGGGCATGCGGCGCGGGCGCGTGCGCATCGCCGCGACCGAGGGCTTCGCCATGGAATTCCTGCCCCGGCTCATCAGCGAATTCCACCAGCTGCACCCGGGCGTGCAATGCCACCTGAGCGTGCATGCGCCGGGCGAGTGCACGCGGCGCGTGCTGCACAGCGACGCGGACATCGGCATCGTGATGAGCCTCCACACCGCAAAGGACATCAAGGTCGAGCAACTGCAGCCCGCGCCGCTCGGGGCCGCCATGCGCCAGGGCCATCCGCTGTCGCGCTTCCGGCAGATCAGCCTCTCGCAGCTGCTGGCCTACCCCATCGCCCTGCCCGAGGCCGACACCACCGTGCGCCAGCTGTTCGACATCGCCTGCAGCCGCCAGCGCCTGGCGGTGGAGCCGACGCTGACGAGCAACTACATCGGCGCGCTGTTCGGCTTTCTGCGCCACCGCGAGGACGGCGTGACCATCTGTGGCGAGATCTCCGTGCGCAACCAGGTGGACCGGGGCGAGCTGGCCTTCGTGCGGCTGCGCGACAAGGGACTGGACCTGCGCAACATCGAGGTGCAGACCCTCATCGGCCGCACGCAGCCCAGGGCGGCGCAGGCCTTCCTGGAGCACCTGCGCCAGGGGCTGGGCGGGGCCGGGCTGCGTTGA
- a CDS encoding M20 family metallopeptidase — translation MTRESAIARTVAVFDDGRFQATLGRRVAFRTESQDAASLPQLYAYLSEEIVPLLHSLGFGCRIVDNPVPGKSPFLLAERIEAGAAFTVLTYGHGDVVRGYDAQWREGLQPWKIVVDGNRWYGRGTADNKGQHTINFTALEQVLQARDGVLGYNVKIVLEMGEEDGSPGLDEVCALHRDFLAADLFLASDGPRVSASRATMFLGSRGVFNFDLHLDLRDGGHHSGNWGGLLRNPGIRLAHAIATLVDAKGRIRVPGLLPEELPESVRVALRDIEVGGSAGDPEIDPDWGEPGLTPAERVIGWNSLEVLAFTCGNPAMPVHAIPATARAHCHMRYVVGSDAAHFLDHIRAHLAAHGFDDVEVRGTDVHMAATRLDPDDAWVRWGLASMERTTGRRPALLPNLGGSLPNDVFSETLGLPTLWVPHSYPACSQHAPNEHILADVTRESLEIMAGLFWDLAEQGPAVMRERAA, via the coding sequence ATGACCCGTGAATCCGCCATCGCACGCACCGTCGCCGTCTTCGACGACGGGCGCTTCCAGGCAACGCTCGGCCGCCGCGTCGCCTTCCGCACCGAGAGCCAGGACGCCGCCAGCCTGCCGCAGCTGTACGCCTACCTGAGCGAGGAGATCGTGCCGCTGCTGCACTCGCTGGGTTTCGGCTGCCGGATCGTGGACAACCCCGTGCCGGGCAAGAGCCCCTTTCTGCTGGCCGAGCGCATCGAGGCCGGCGCCGCCTTCACCGTGCTCACCTACGGCCATGGCGACGTGGTGCGCGGCTACGACGCGCAGTGGCGCGAAGGCCTGCAGCCCTGGAAGATCGTGGTGGACGGCAACCGCTGGTACGGCCGCGGCACGGCCGACAACAAGGGCCAGCACACCATCAACTTCACGGCGCTGGAGCAGGTGCTCCAGGCCCGCGACGGCGTGCTGGGCTACAACGTGAAGATCGTCCTGGAGATGGGCGAGGAAGACGGCTCGCCCGGCCTCGACGAAGTCTGCGCGCTGCACCGCGACTTCCTGGCCGCCGACCTGTTCCTCGCCTCCGACGGGCCCCGCGTGTCCGCCTCGCGGGCCACGATGTTCCTGGGCTCGCGCGGCGTCTTCAACTTCGATTTGCATCTGGATCTGCGCGACGGCGGCCACCACTCCGGCAACTGGGGCGGGCTGCTGCGCAACCCGGGCATCCGCCTGGCCCACGCCATCGCCACGCTGGTGGACGCGAAGGGCCGCATCCGGGTGCCGGGCCTGCTGCCCGAGGAACTGCCCGAGAGCGTGCGCGTGGCCCTGCGCGACATCGAGGTGGGCGGCAGCGCCGGCGACCCGGAGATCGACCCGGACTGGGGCGAGCCCGGCCTCACGCCCGCCGAGCGCGTCATCGGCTGGAACAGCCTGGAGGTGCTGGCCTTCACCTGCGGCAACCCCGCCATGCCGGTCCATGCCATTCCGGCCACGGCGCGGGCGCACTGCCACATGCGCTACGTGGTGGGCAGCGATGCGGCGCATTTCCTCGACCACATCCGCGCCCACCTGGCCGCGCACGGCTTCGACGACGTGGAGGTGCGCGGCACCGACGTGCACATGGCCGCCACGCGCCTGGACCCGGACGACGCCTGGGTGCGCTGGGGCCTGGCCTCGATGGAACGCACCACCGGCCGGCGCCCGGCACTGCTGCCCAACCTGGGCGGCTCCCTGCCCAACGACGTGTTCTCCGAAACGCTGGGCCTGCCCACGCTGTGGGTGCCGCATTCCTACCCGGCCTGCTCGCAGCACGCGCCCAACGAACACATCCTGGCCGACGTCACGCGCGAATCGCTGGAGATCATGGCCGGCCTGTTCTGGGACCTGGCCGAGCAGGGGCCGGCCGTGATGCGGGAGCGCGCCGCGTGA
- a CDS encoding ABC transporter permease, which produces MTTTSLPLPGTAALAALPVPAWRRTLRRAAGHRGLLIGSIVLALAVLAAVLAPWLAPHDPFAQDVTQRLIPPVWHERGTWEHVLGTDKLGRDYLSRLLYGARVSLVIGFVTALVAGLIGTTLGVLAGYFGGRVDAVVSYVITCRLAMPVVLVALAMASLVGGSLKVVIVLLSLLLWDRFAIVTRSATQQLRDAEFIAAAKSLGASTPYILVRELLPNLMGALTVVATLEMAHAILLESTLSFLGLGVQPPTPSWGLMVAEGKAYMFFQPWVIMIPGVVLAVLVLAINLVGDGIRDVAAPDGRH; this is translated from the coding sequence ATGACGACGACCTCCTTGCCCCTGCCCGGCACTGCGGCGCTGGCCGCGCTGCCCGTTCCGGCCTGGCGCCGCACGCTGCGCCGCGCGGCCGGCCACCGCGGCCTGCTGATCGGCAGCATCGTGCTCGCCCTGGCTGTGCTGGCCGCCGTGCTCGCGCCCTGGCTGGCGCCGCACGATCCCTTCGCGCAGGACGTGACGCAGCGCCTCATCCCGCCCGTGTGGCACGAGCGCGGCACCTGGGAACACGTGCTGGGCACCGACAAGCTGGGGCGCGACTACCTGAGCCGCCTGCTCTATGGCGCGCGCGTGTCGCTGGTGATCGGCTTCGTCACCGCGCTCGTCGCCGGGCTGATCGGCACCACCCTGGGCGTGCTGGCCGGCTACTTCGGCGGCCGGGTGGATGCCGTGGTGAGCTACGTCATCACCTGCCGCCTGGCCATGCCCGTGGTGCTGGTGGCCCTGGCTATGGCATCGCTGGTGGGCGGCTCGCTCAAGGTGGTGATCGTGCTGCTGAGCCTGCTGCTGTGGGACCGCTTTGCCATCGTCACGCGATCGGCCACGCAGCAGCTGCGCGATGCCGAGTTCATCGCCGCCGCCAAGAGCCTGGGCGCCTCCACGCCCTACATCCTGGTGCGCGAGCTGCTGCCCAACCTGATGGGTGCGCTCACCGTGGTGGCCACGCTGGAGATGGCGCATGCCATCCTGCTCGAATCCACGCTCTCCTTCCTGGGCCTGGGCGTGCAGCCGCCCACGCCCTCGTGGGGCCTGATGGTGGCCGAGGGCAAGGCGTACATGTTCTTCCAGCCCTGGGTGATCATGATCCCGGGCGTGGTGCTCGCGGTGCTGGTGCTGGCCATCAACCTCGTGGGCGACGGCATCCGCGACGTGGCCGCTCCCGACGGCCGCCATTGA
- a CDS encoding ATP-binding cassette domain-containing protein: MNAMTDSRAWNLPAPAAISGSPGAVGGSEDIALELCVLSRSFKLKRGLFKPAGSIQAVSDVSLRIRKGETLGLVGESGCGKSTLAKMLLGLLPPTSGNVLIGGKEIDPRQRRALARRIQPIFQDPYSSLNPRRTVADIVGVPLRLHGVGTAAEQTRAVKAMLDLVGMPERTHRQYPNQLSGGQRQRVAIARALVLRPEILVCDEPTSALDVSVQAQILNLLLDLKAEFGLTYLFISHDLGVVEHLVDRVAVMHRGRIVEQGTREQIFAAAQHPYTRMLLASALTPEPGLGLPDIDREAFA; encoded by the coding sequence ATGAACGCCATGACCGATTCCAGGGCCTGGAACCTGCCCGCGCCCGCCGCCATATCCGGCTCGCCGGGCGCGGTGGGCGGCTCCGAAGACATCGCGCTGGAGCTGTGCGTGCTCAGCCGCAGCTTCAAGCTCAAGCGCGGCCTGTTCAAGCCCGCAGGCAGCATCCAGGCGGTGAGCGATGTGTCGCTGCGCATCCGCAAGGGCGAAACGCTGGGCCTGGTCGGCGAGTCCGGCTGCGGCAAGAGCACGCTGGCCAAGATGCTGCTGGGCCTGCTGCCGCCCACCTCGGGCAATGTGCTGATCGGCGGCAAGGAGATCGACCCGCGCCAGCGCCGCGCGCTGGCCCGCCGCATCCAGCCCATCTTCCAGGACCCGTACTCCTCGCTCAACCCGCGCCGCACCGTGGCCGACATCGTCGGCGTGCCGCTGCGCCTGCACGGCGTGGGCACGGCTGCCGAGCAGACGCGCGCCGTCAAGGCCATGCTCGATCTGGTCGGCATGCCCGAGCGCACGCACCGGCAGTACCCCAACCAGCTCTCGGGCGGCCAGCGCCAGCGCGTGGCCATCGCCCGCGCCCTGGTGCTGCGGCCGGAGATCCTGGTCTGCGACGAGCCCACCTCGGCGCTCGACGTGTCGGTGCAGGCGCAGATCCTGAACCTGCTGCTGGACCTGAAGGCCGAGTTCGGCCTCACCTATCTGTTCATCAGCCACGACCTGGGCGTGGTCGAACATCTGGTGGACCGCGTGGCCGTGATGCACCGGGGCCGCATCGTCGAGCAGGGCACGCGCGAGCAGATCTTCGCCGCCGCGCAGCACCCCTACACCCGCATGCTGCTGGCCTCGGCCCTCACGCCCGAGCCCGGGCTGGGCCTGCCCGACATCGACCGCGAGGCCTTCGCCTGA
- a CDS encoding hydroxymethylglutaryl-CoA lyase has protein sequence MSSLPTRAKIVDVGPRDGLQNEKSPVPASVKVGLVHRLQAAGLTEIEVTSYVSPKWVPQMADNHEVMAGIERRPGVRYSVLTPNLKGYEAAVLDRPDEIVVFGSASEAFSQKNINCSIAESIERFAPVVEAARAAGIHVRGAMSCTVGCPYEGEVVPERVGYLAGLMKGIGVQHIGVADTIGVGTPRKVQRAIEATLAHYAVDDVSGHFHDTYGQALANTLAALEMGIWQFDTSVAGLGGCPYAKGATGNVATEDVVYMLHGMGIETGIDLDALVDAGAYISDFLGRKPNSRAATALLNKRAG, from the coding sequence ATGTCCTCTCTTCCTACCCGCGCCAAGATCGTGGATGTCGGCCCGCGCGACGGGCTGCAGAACGAGAAATCGCCCGTGCCGGCCAGCGTCAAGGTCGGCCTCGTCCACCGGCTGCAGGCTGCCGGGCTGACCGAGATCGAGGTCACGAGCTATGTCTCGCCCAAGTGGGTGCCGCAGATGGCGGACAACCATGAGGTGATGGCCGGCATCGAGCGGCGCCCGGGCGTCCGCTATTCAGTGCTGACGCCCAATCTGAAGGGCTATGAGGCGGCCGTGCTGGACCGGCCCGACGAGATCGTGGTGTTCGGCTCCGCCAGCGAGGCGTTCAGCCAGAAGAACATCAATTGCAGCATTGCCGAGAGCATCGAGCGCTTCGCCCCGGTGGTGGAGGCCGCGCGTGCCGCGGGCATCCATGTGCGCGGTGCGATGAGCTGCACCGTGGGCTGCCCTTACGAAGGCGAAGTGGTGCCGGAGCGCGTGGGTTACCTGGCCGGGCTCATGAAAGGCATCGGCGTGCAGCACATCGGCGTGGCCGACACCATCGGCGTGGGCACCCCGCGCAAGGTGCAGCGCGCCATCGAGGCGACGCTCGCGCACTATGCCGTGGATGATGTCTCCGGGCACTTCCACGATACCTACGGACAGGCGCTCGCCAACACACTGGCCGCGCTGGAGATGGGTATCTGGCAGTTCGACACATCGGTGGCCGGCCTGGGCGGCTGTCCCTATGCGAAGGGGGCCACGGGCAACGTGGCCACCGAGGACGTGGTGTACATGCTGCACGGCATGGGCATCGAGACGGGCATCGACCTGGATGCGCTGGTCGATGCGGGCGCCTACATCAGCGATTTCCTCGGCCGCAAGCCGAATTCGCGCGCGGCCACGGCGCTGCTGAACAAGCGCGCGGGCTGA
- a CDS encoding ABC transporter substrate-binding protein, giving the protein MGHLSSTLVRRGCAAVFTALSLAAAAHAGKANDTLVYASDNEVENVSPYHNNMREGVILANMAWDTLIYRDPKTGEHKPQLATAWKWESPTALLVTLRPGVKFHNGDPFSAEDVAFTFNVVNGPDAKIATRQNTDWIKNVEVVGPLQVRIHLKTPFPAALEYLAGPTPIYPAAYFKKVGLEGFSKAPVGTGPYRITAVVPGQGVTMVKNPAYFKDSPVGQPQIGTVKFVVVRDPEARAAQLMTGAIDWIWRVPADQAESMKATMPQITVLSGETMRLGFVTINNVGTTPESAPFKDVRVRQAVNYAINRKGFADSLVRGGSQPVYAPCFRMQVGCVTSKVVRYEYNPAKAKELLAQAGYPNGFDTDLWAYREREYAEALIGDLRKVGIRARLHFVQYPALRTEVRSGRAPLTFQAWGSYSISDASAFVGNFFKGGPDDTAKDAQTIALLQTADSSTDKTDRLAKYGQALERISKEAMWAPIFSYSTNYAFTKDLAFEAWPDELPRFAQARWK; this is encoded by the coding sequence ATGGGTCATCTTTCCTCCACGCTGGTGCGCCGCGGCTGCGCAGCGGTTTTCACGGCCTTGTCCCTCGCTGCCGCAGCCCATGCGGGCAAGGCCAACGACACGCTGGTCTATGCCTCGGACAACGAGGTCGAGAACGTCAGCCCCTACCACAACAACATGCGCGAAGGCGTCATCCTGGCCAACATGGCCTGGGACACGCTGATCTACCGCGACCCCAAGACCGGCGAGCACAAGCCCCAGCTGGCCACGGCGTGGAAGTGGGAGTCCCCCACGGCGCTGCTGGTCACGCTGCGCCCGGGCGTGAAGTTCCACAACGGCGACCCGTTCAGCGCCGAGGACGTGGCCTTCACCTTCAACGTGGTCAACGGCCCCGACGCCAAGATCGCCACGCGCCAGAACACCGACTGGATCAAGAACGTCGAGGTGGTGGGCCCGCTGCAGGTGCGCATCCACCTCAAGACGCCGTTCCCCGCCGCGCTCGAGTACCTGGCCGGCCCCACGCCCATCTACCCGGCGGCCTATTTCAAGAAGGTGGGGCTGGAAGGCTTCAGCAAGGCGCCCGTCGGCACCGGCCCCTACAGGATCACGGCCGTGGTGCCCGGGCAGGGCGTGACCATGGTCAAGAACCCGGCCTACTTCAAGGACAGCCCCGTGGGGCAGCCGCAGATCGGCACGGTGAAGTTCGTCGTGGTGCGCGACCCCGAGGCCCGCGCCGCCCAGCTCATGACCGGCGCGATCGACTGGATCTGGCGCGTGCCGGCCGACCAGGCAGAGTCCATGAAGGCGACCATGCCCCAGATCACGGTGCTCAGCGGCGAGACCATGCGCCTGGGCTTCGTCACCATCAACAACGTGGGCACCACGCCCGAATCGGCGCCCTTCAAGGACGTGCGCGTGCGCCAGGCCGTGAACTACGCCATCAACCGCAAGGGCTTCGCCGACAGCCTGGTGCGCGGCGGCAGCCAGCCGGTGTACGCGCCGTGCTTCCGCATGCAGGTGGGCTGCGTGACCAGCAAGGTGGTGCGCTACGAGTACAACCCGGCCAAGGCCAAGGAACTGCTGGCGCAGGCCGGCTACCCCAACGGCTTCGACACCGACCTGTGGGCCTACCGCGAGCGCGAGTACGCCGAGGCGCTGATCGGCGACCTGCGCAAGGTGGGCATCCGCGCCCGGCTGCATTTCGTGCAGTACCCGGCGCTGCGCACCGAGGTCCGCTCCGGCCGCGCGCCGCTCACCTTCCAGGCCTGGGGCTCGTATTCCATCAGCGATGCCTCCGCCTTCGTCGGCAACTTCTTCAAGGGCGGGCCGGACGACACGGCCAAGGACGCGCAGACCATCGCCCTGCTGCAGACCGCCGACAGCAGCACGGACAAGACCGACCGCCTCGCCAAGTACGGCCAGGCGCTGGAGCGCATCAGCAAGGAGGCGATGTGGGCGCCGATCTTCTCCTACTCGACAAACTACGCCTTCACCAAGGACCTGGCCTTCGAGGCCTGGCCCGACGAGCTGCCGCGCTTCGCGCAGGCGCGCTGGAAGTGA
- a CDS encoding 2-hydroxychromene-2-carboxylate isomerase, whose amino-acid sequence MKHIVFYLDFVSPYAWLAFERLPQVLEGLSHSVEYRPVLLGALLQQHGNPGPAGIAPKRAWTYRHAEWLGHALGTGLDVPAWHPFNPLPLLRQSLACSEDGSINRFVAGTVLRHVWLGGADALDPGRLEDLALVLSPQRRAEAPGEEPGARSKALLRANTDAAAAQGVFGVPAFVVDGQLFWGLDSLPMLRARLEGDPWFEGPRWDAVAEIPSGLK is encoded by the coding sequence ATGAAGCACATCGTTTTTTACCTGGATTTCGTGTCGCCCTACGCGTGGCTGGCCTTCGAGCGCCTCCCGCAGGTGCTCGAGGGCCTGAGCCATTCGGTCGAGTACCGCCCCGTGCTGCTCGGCGCGCTGCTGCAGCAGCACGGCAACCCCGGCCCCGCGGGTATCGCGCCCAAGCGTGCCTGGACCTACCGCCATGCCGAGTGGCTGGGCCATGCGTTGGGAACGGGGCTGGACGTGCCGGCGTGGCATCCCTTCAATCCGCTGCCCCTGCTTCGCCAGTCCCTGGCGTGCAGCGAGGACGGGTCCATCAACCGCTTCGTGGCCGGCACGGTGCTGCGCCACGTATGGCTTGGTGGTGCCGATGCGCTGGACCCCGGGCGCCTGGAGGATCTTGCCCTGGTGCTCTCGCCGCAACGGCGTGCGGAAGCACCGGGCGAAGAGCCGGGCGCGCGATCCAAGGCGCTGCTGCGCGCGAACACCGACGCGGCCGCCGCGCAGGGCGTTTTCGGCGTGCCCGCCTTCGTGGTGGACGGCCAGCTCTTCTGGGGGCTCGACAGCCTGCCCATGCTGCGCGCCCGCCTGGAAGGCGACCCGTGGTTCGAGGGGCCGCGATGGGACGCGGTGGCGGAAATCCCCTCCGGTTTGAAGTAG
- a CDS encoding DUF1289 domain-containing protein — protein MSRTALQALAERAAQVAAAGGFAVEGGVPVPSPCIGVCRMDAAGHHCEGCFRTLDEIRDWSAAPPVRQRAVWAALLQRAGLEPAGPRG, from the coding sequence ATGAGCCGGACGGCGCTGCAGGCGCTCGCGGAACGAGCCGCGCAGGTCGCCGCCGCGGGCGGCTTCGCGGTGGAGGGCGGGGTACCGGTGCCGTCGCCCTGCATCGGCGTCTGCCGCATGGATGCGGCCGGCCACCATTGCGAAGGGTGCTTTCGCACGCTCGACGAGATCCGCGACTGGTCGGCCGCCCCGCCGGTCCGGCAGCGTGCGGTCTGGGCCGCGCTGCTGCAGCGCGCGGGGCTGGAGCCCGCCGGGCCGAGGGGCTGA